One Candidatus Atelocyanobacterium thalassa isolate ALOHA genomic window, GATGACCTGTCTATCAAACCTTCCAGGTCTTGATAAAGCCGCATCTAAAACATCAGGACGATTAGTAGCGGCAATTAAAATTATTCCTGAATTTCCTTCAAAACCATCCATTTCAGTTAATAGCTGATTAAGAGTTTGTTCTCTTTCATCATTACCACCGCCATATCCGACTCCTCTTTGACGACCAACAGCATCTATTTCATCAATAAATATTAGACAGGGAGTATTTTCTTTAGCTTTTTTAAATAGATCTCTAACTCGTGAAGCACCAACACCTACAAACATTTCTACGAATTCTGAACCAGAGATGCTAAAAAAAGGTACTCCAGCTTCTCCAGCTATCGCTTTAGCTAGAAGAGTTTTACCAGTCCCTGGAGGACCAACTAGTAGTACTCCTTTAGGGATTTTTGCTCCAATAGCAGTAAACTTTTCTGGCTCTTTAAGAAAAGTTACAATTTCTTGTAACTCTTCTTTTGCTTCATCAATTCCAGCTACATCTTCAAAAGAGATACCTGTAGTTACCTCCATTTGAAAACGAGCTTTAGATTTACTAAAGTTAGTTGTCTGACCTGAGATATTTGTGGATCTTCGAACAATAGTAATAACAATTACCAATATTAGAAGTAAAATTGGAACTTGGAGAAGCAAACGTACTGCAGTAGAATTATCTGATGACGGACTGTAGTCAATTTTTACGTTATTAGCTTTTAAACTCTGAATCAATTCAGGATTTTTCTCAAATAGAGTAACTTGTTCAACTATATCGTTGTTGTTAAAGTTAACTTGTGCTTTTTGTAATCTAGGATCGATCTCAATTAGACTTATTTTGCCTGATTTGACATCTTCGAGTAATTTACTGTAATTATAAGAATCTTTTTTTTGTTGTCCAAAACAAGGAGAAGACATCAATAATAGATTCAACAAGATACTGGCAGCTATTACATTGTTCGTTTTTTTAAACTTAAGTCTATTAGAGTTTAAGCATGGCATATTTTTCTTATGCATTATATTTGATTTGTATTTTTGCTTTAATAAAGTTGAAAAATATTTCATATTTTTCAACTTGAAGAAATTTTTATTATTAATAAAGATGAAATAGCATTCTTGTATAAGATTTGAAAAAACGATTTGTTTATGATTTTGAATTAGGATTTATCGTTTTTTTTAAATAATCACTACCAATTAAACTATTTCCAATTCCCTGTAAAATTCCTTTACCTACTAATCCAATGCTACGACCGATTATTTGGGTTAGAAGATAAACTATGGCATTTCCAGATGTTTTCAATAGAGAACTTAAAGGTAATGCTATGGCATCTCTAATTTCTAAAATAATTGTAACAGACCAGCGTATTCTAGTTAATTTATTAAGTTCTTCTTGTCTAGCTGCGTAAACAAACATAAGATTTATTCCTTTATCTTCTAAGAAAAAAAGTTGATGTTGACTTTCAAAAATGTTTTTAGGCTCTTGCCAATATTCATTTTTTCTATACTCCCATGCCAATCGATTTCTGAATTTTGCTAATTCTCTTGTTGAAATCATGTTTGTATGAAATAAATTTTCTTTAACTCTTTCATTATTTGAAAAATTATTCAATATCAGTGAAATGATTCCGTTCGAGACTTGTATTATAACGTTATGTAAAGCCTTTTCTGTTTTCTCTGTTAAATTTACAGTAGTATTTATTGTTAAAGTCTGCTCTTCTACCCAAACATCCTTAAGTAACAAGTAATCTAATAATTCTATACAAAAAGGTATTTTATCTAAAATTTCTTTAGATATTAAAACTTCATTATCTTCAATGATTTGCTCAAGTTCTTTTAAAGAAATTTTTTGAGCAAGTTTGCAATATTTTTCAATAAAAATTAAAGAAGCTTCTC contains:
- the ftsH gene encoding ATP-dependent zinc metalloprotease FtsH, with protein sequence MPCLNSNRLKFKKTNNVIAASILLNLLLMSSPCFGQQKKDSYNYSKLLEDVKSGKISLIEIDPRLQKAQVNFNNNDIVEQVTLFEKNPELIQSLKANNVKIDYSPSSDNSTAVRLLLQVPILLLILVIVITIVRRSTNISGQTTNFSKSKARFQMEVTTGISFEDVAGIDEAKEELQEIVTFLKEPEKFTAIGAKIPKGVLLVGPPGTGKTLLAKAIAGEAGVPFFSISGSEFVEMFVGVGASRVRDLFKKAKENTPCLIFIDEIDAVGRQRGVGYGGGNDEREQTLNQLLTEMDGFEGNSGIILIAATNRPDVLDAALSRPGRFDRQVIVDYPDLKGRQGILEVHSRNKKISESVSLETIARRTPGFTGADLANLLNEAAIFTARRRKKTISMTEIYDAIDRVVAGMEGAPLIDSKSKRLIAYHEIGHALVGTIIPEHESVEKVTLIPRGQAKGLTWFTPEEESALITRNQILARISGLLGGRVAEEVIFGQDEVTTGAGNDLEKVTYLARQMVTRFGMSELGLVALEKDDKSSFGFDNAVQSDYSEGVAEKIDLQVRSIVKLCYQKAQKIISDNRTLVDHLVDVLIDKETIEGEEFRQLLNQSSLQTKVVSD